In the genome of Plectropomus leopardus isolate mb chromosome 19, YSFRI_Pleo_2.0, whole genome shotgun sequence, the window CCAACATGTATTTTCCAACATGCTGGTTGCATTAGACGGTGGTTTTTCAGCTTCGCTTTTCTCCACAGTAAGCTCAACTGTGGTGGAAAATAATCTGCGAAAGTTTCCTGatcttaaaaacaacatgaacaaGAAGGAAaggatttgtaaaaaaaaaagtaacacgATGAAAGTCactcatggaaaagtcatggaagcCGTCACTGAGGCCGGAGTGGGAGGTCTGATAAGCCTGACGGAGCGGGACGTTTTGGACAATGCCgagcaaatattttttctaaatgtactgaTTTCATATCTTATAAATTGCCTAATAGATGaccttgtgtttattttgtctgtgtggTCACATGGTGGTACGCTCATTGTTTCCTCACCACAGTGGCCCTGAAGACGTGCCTCAgagtcagtggtggaagaagtattcagttcTTTTACTTAGTACTCTTTTACCAATACCACACTGTGACAAGTATAAGTCGTGCGATAAAAatgtgaagtaaaagtaaatacataaaaaaatcaggaaaatgtaccttaagtattaaaagtgaaaacaaaacccccaaaaatgtccaaattataacaaacatggcagaaaacaccccagaaattaaaaatgattaaaaaagtagcaaaagctgcaaaagttaaaattatacaaaaatttaaaaaacaccccaaagttacaaaaaaacaattaaatcatatgggaaaaaaacaaaaaaaaaaaaaacccccaaaaagtgtttaaaaaaattttatatGAAATAGAAgattcacaaaaaatgtattattttttaaaaatagaatttaaaaaacacccccaaaaaactctaattaataatttaaaaaaccctaaaactaataaaaatagaaaaagacttaaatgtgtATCAAAATAGTCTGCAATTAATTTTCCGTCAGTCAtcttattgttatttgttattattaatcaACTAATCTTGCGGCTGTACTTTTATAAACTGTTTAATTTATTACAGaacatattatgttattatgcaaacatcttaatttgtaaagtaaccaAAGCTTTCAGATCAATGtagtaaagtataaagtaatttccctctgaaatgcagtggagtaaaagcataaagtgacatgaaaagaaaatacttgaGTACACAGGTGTGTTAAATTTGTACTAGAATAAaagtactttgttacattccaccactgttcaGAGTTCAGACAGAGGCCAGACTGTTcatttgggtttgttttttttacaggaagGGAAGATGTTGTGATAGAAACTTCAGATGATTCTGTTTACATTGACAGATCGGAGAGCTGAAGCAGTTCACCACTTCTGACAGACGCAAAGGGCAGCGGCTGGAAGTGAAGCTCTTTGATGACTCCGTCTCGTCCTTCCCTCTCGTCTGGTGCGTCATGCTCCTTTATTATTCTGGAAAAGGAAGAAAGATGAATTACTTTCCATCTATAGGTCACCGCAAATTGACTCGGGTGACACGAAGCTTTAGATTAACCTGCTGAACTccatgtgtgtttgatttccaCTCCCTGACCTCTGTCTCACTCACAGCTGGGACAGAGAAGCCATTCAGCTCGTGCAAACTATGATACCAAAGGAGACGGGTGGGTGACCAGCTGCTGCTCACTCTCAGCCGCAGAATGaatctttatttaactgttattCCTGCCTGTCACGTCCCATTAACACACTGCACTGAGGAGAAACATGGAAGTGGATATGTGAGATGTGACTGCGTGTTTGCTTTAACTTTTTATTCTCCATTCAAAGTTCTCTTCATCGCCGACGCAAAGATTAGCTTTGACAGCTTTCGCAACGGCATGACAGCAACTGTTAACTCCAAAACCATTATCACTGTCAATCCTGGTAAGATGTCACAGAAACACTCAGAAAAACATAACCATCTATTGtgcaataaatcaaaaaagcaGCTGTGGTTTAGCGTGCAAGTAGCATCCTGTCAGTTTCTTGTCATGTTTCGCTGTCAGACACCAGAGAGGCCAGTCTGCTGTTCAGCTACGCCAAAGAGGCGTCTGAGTCTGGAGTTTTGGATCAAGATGAGAAGCCAGAAGATATTCCTGGTAGGTTATAATTCTGATACTGTTTGAATTATAATGAGGAGAAGtcttttaaaatagtttttcatCCCTTAGCATCTATTTTggacttttctgtctctctttaaaaTTTCCTCTCCGATCATTACACTAaagtagagacagacagcttCCTGCTTGGTGTTTCCAAGAGGGACGATCAGGCCTCTGtcacccaaaaaaaagacaaaaaaaggacatgtaGATAAGGCAAGTTTggttagaattttttttttttttttttgaaactttgaccattaaaatgtgtgggaaccctgtttaaaGTCAAATAATGTGACAAGTGCGGCCTGTTCATTGCCTGTTTTGCAAAGAAAACGTGCAGATACGTAATACAGACAGTGTCAGGAGGGGTTACCCTGGAAACATGTTCCACCACAGATTACTGAATGCATGTTATATGATGTCATCTGGAACATATTCCATTAGATCCGTCAAATGAAGTAACGTATGCTAAATACTTAGGATTACTTTTGGAAAACTTCCAAATCATCTTGCTGAGCTCATTTGTCTTAAGTCTTATATTTtcatgccaaaaacacaccacagtgtCCTGGTTGTGCATCTCCTCTGCCATTATCATATGATAGCTGCtatgcacacatttaaaaaaaaataaaagtttattaaaaatacatgcttcactgtaaaaaaaacatgtaggcTATGTATAAGCTGTGAGCTTGACTGGAGGCATTACCACTGTAAAGATGGGCGAGCACTTTCTGTCATTCTACATTTGGACTTTTTATATAGAAAAGTCACTTTTTATCGTGATAATTACTGGACATAAAAAACAGCACTGCCAACAGCAGTGTTGTTTGTTAGCTTATTAGCGATGGTCATTAAGCATTATGTTTCAGATCCCTGgtgatctccctccagccagctgacacttTATTCAGGTTTTTGTAGTGAAACGAGGAGGTGTTGTGAAGATCAGCCCTTATTTTTAACTTCATCAGTCAGCCATTCTTTCTCTGAGCTTTCAAAACGAGCAGAAATACTAAATACAAACAGGGCGTCCAAAAAAAGTtcagctgaaaactgcagtgCCACATCACTCATGGCCAGCTGGACTAAATCAAACAAACTCTCTTCAAGTAATCTATATTTAAAGATAGCAATTGTATTCAGAATGCCACTGATTCGTAACTGAACACATTtactcatattttgtattttaaatacataacttGTTTTCAGTTACTCTCCAACCATGCGCTGCTGCTTGTGTCTGTGCAGTGGAGTCCATCACGGACGTGTACACAGTGAGCCAGCTGAAGCAGAAGGCCCGGGTCGATCCCGAAGCTTTCTTCGGCATCACGTACAGCTTCATCTCCAGACTCGACCTCGACTCCTCTGTGTCAAAAGTCATCAGGACACGCTGGTACGCTCACAGAGTCCAGgcatgatgttttgttatagtGCAAACTTGATGAGCTGCAGCAAATTGCTCTGTCCTGTCTCAGCTCCAGGTGTAAGTTTCAGGTGACTGAGGACCTCCAGAGCTGCTCCTACCAGCTGTGTCCAGGACGGGATCAGGCCCTTTCAGCCTCCACAGGctttgacctgctggtggacCTGACAGACCACACGGGCACCGTGCAGGCCTGCGCCCTCAGGAGCCCTGTGGCAGAGAAGACACTCGGCTGCACAGTCAGTACTTCTTCACATAGGGATGATTTTTCAGCCTCGTGTAATCTAATGTAGCCGCTGTGTGTCGGGATTGATagaaaatgtgttatattttgaaTGTATTAAACACATGACAGTTTCAGCAGCTGGTGACgtaaacagcatttatttttgatcTGTTGCAGATGGAGGAGTTCACCAGTTTGACTGATGATGAGCGGACTGCAATGAAGTGGAAATTTCTTTTGGAGAGATGCAAAATATACGTGAAGGTAGCCTTTGATtctgtgcgtgtgcgtgtgtgtgtgtgtgtgtgtgtgtgtgtgtgtgtgtgtgtgtgatctttaAAATCAGGAGTTTAAGAGTTCTTATAACATGTTGTAGATCCTCCCCTCGAGTAAAACCAGGACTGGGATCAGGGGGGTGGTCTTGGCATGCTCGTTGGCGGACCCTGGAGAGGTGAAACAGCACATGTCTGCTCTGCTGCGGCGGCTGTgatcccaacacacacacacacacactgagcaggaaACGCACACGTGTGCTGTGTGACACTGTTCTGAGTCTAAGATGTTAAAAAGAGTTATTTctacatgtgtgttttgtgaacaGTCGTTctctgcattatttatttatttaacttatttatttatataataaagaaGTGCTGTTagctgttaaataaaagttgtatgttttaaaaacatttggctCTGTCAGGATGTTGGatgtaaaaatatatcaatCAATCTTTATTGTTCCATGAAAAGAAACACTCACAAATAATACAGTAGCTACTGttgttacatttacttttgcATATTTGGACTCAGTTATCATTTTGACCATAtgcagtattttatatttaaaaatagcatccaaataaaagttattatattAAAGTACTCACTTTGTTATATCAGCATCAAAAGACTGCATTAAAGTTTTTGCTGAAGTAATGTAACATCATTACATTTGAATCATTTTCCAATGAAGGTTTTAAACTGGGCaatgaagctgaaaaatgtcagtatataGTCTTTGCCAAAAGAAGGTATTCCTGCACGGTGAAAAGATGTGACGCAACAGagtgaatgttttattcaacatctaaactttttacttaaaaagataatatttgGATGCAACCTCCTTTCTAACCACAAAAAAGTGGTGTTAATGCAAAGccacactgaacaaaaatattcTGAGTATCTGAATGAATTTGtgatttgtattttagtaaatcCAGTAGTCGTCACAAGGTTGGGGCCCATTTGTCGAGCTGTGACAAAATAATTCAGTAGGTGGCAGCAAAGCATATTTTACCCGAGCGGAACTTTTGAAAAGGGCGTCTTATGTTGTCACCGGACACATTACGGGGACGGACTGACTtgacaacacaaacagctgaagGTAATGTAAACTCTTTGGATTTATGTGGTTAATTGACATAAATGTCCTACTATGAAATATCGTTCAATATGTTAGCTATTAAAGTAGCGTTGTAAGCTAACTGGCCGAATTGCACGGCTGCTAACGTAAAAATAGCTGCCCTGctttgctaacgttagcctgcTAGCTGCGTTGCTAACCTTCTCCTGCAGGTTTCAGCTGAGTCTTAGATTCTCACAGCGCGACgatatttaaatgtctttaacaTCAAACTGATAAAGTCCAGCTGTCCAactgtctcctgtgtgtctccGTGCTCAGTGTCCCTCCGGTTCCTGCTCACGGTGACAGGCAGCGGTGGACCATGAATGTGAACCAGGGGACTGTGGGCAGCGACCCGGTCATTCTGGCCACGGCTGGATACGACCACACGGTCCGGTTCTGGCAGGCCCACAGCGGGATCTGCACCAGGACCGTCCAGCACCAGGACTCTGTATCCTTACACCTTTTTTCAAGGAactcttaacttttttttttttttgttgaatatacacgcacacacacacacacacacacacacacatatatatgtgtgtgtgtgtgagagagagaaaaaagaaaaaaagttaagagtTCCTTGTAAAAAggttgcaatttctttttttttattgagcgtttacacaacaacaaatcaaattgccatcacaaataaacatgtataGTATACACAACCCCCCCAGTACATATTAGggataagagaaaataaatactgataataataaagtagaaagagaagtaaaaaaatacaacttaaggaatgaaatatgtttaataaattaatagtACTGACATGTGTACTCACaagtttaataaattaataatactGACACGTGTACTCACAAATGACATCTCCGGGGTCAAACCCAGCCTCTGTCTGCTcatattaaattattacattgACCAAGAAAATGTTCTATGAAAGTGCCCCATGCAAGCATGTACCAATCAAGTTTGTCAATAGAGTGTGTcctaacatttatttttattttattttatagttaaCTTGACTCTGACTAATCAACAGTGTGCTCTCTGACACCTGGAACAAAGTTTATACCTGCATGTCTGTAGATCCTTAAAAGCTCTTAAAAtgtcccttctttttttttttttaaagtataaatatttctttagAGGTCATTAAATGGTCTTAATTTTGAATTTGCCGGGTCTCATTTTATACAGACATTTTATCTAGGGGTGTGAATCACCAGAGAACCCCATGATACAATATCATCACAATATttaagtcatgatacaatattattatgatgtgaaatgttttgtgatgaGTATTGCACTAACATATGTTGTGattaattacctttttttcaacctCAAATTATATTTCTAAACAAAGACTTTATCAACGTGTTTAATTTTGAAAGATAAAGTTGTCCATCTGTTCATCTCTCTACAATTTTTATTGTAGCACAATGTATATAGTGAACTGAATTGAGAATGGGGAATGACTcagttgattttattattctagtaggctaccaaaccttaaatttctatttgcacaattcataattcatataattaaaaaatcaaaacattattgccacacaaaatatcgTGACACTATGCTGTGTCTATTTTTCCCCAGCCCTTCTGTCacctcattttatttatctgttctttaatttgtttatgtCAAAATCTATCAAGGTCTTCTGcgtgaaagtccacatttctgatgttgcaAATCTTTAAATCTACCACTAAACCTTATGCTGTTGTTAACTTTATCCTTCCACTGTTGTAGATGTAATGTTGCTGTTGATTATTTTAGCTCACTCTAATAGCCATATTCCTACATACCTCTTATGGAACCACAtgtaatatatacatttaatgcTGACCTGCAATGCTCAATCAAGAAAACAATGACGTGTCTtaagttggtaaaaaaaaacaaaaattgtccCGAAAAGGTCATAAAAACCCCCTAAAGCAGCACATTTAAAGCACGCTAGTTGtaacaaatttaaacaattgaaatgaaataaaagtagaTTTCTGGCTCAAAAATATACTTGAGTAAAGAGTAGAagtacagttttttaaaaaaggaatatgCAAAATGcctgttctttaaaaaaacgatttttttttaaactcacatGCATTGCTTACAATTATTACTACCCACCCCTGAGTATAAGCAGACCTGTTCAAGTTTACCAAGTGTAACAAAGCTTTAATAGTCCAAACAGTCCACTTCCTTAACATTTGCACCCAGCAGGTAAATTCCCTCGAGGTGACACCTGACAGGAGCATGATTGCAGCTGCAGGTTGGTGAAgaatttttcttattattcttGATTCTTCCATAATTAAATTCtgtatttcacagtttcactCTGCTTTTTAGGTTATCAACACATCCGCATGTACGACCTGAACTCCAACAACCCCAACCCTGTGATCAACTATGACGGCGTCAGCAAGAACATCACGTCTGTGGGCTTCCATGAAGACGGACGCTGGATGTACACGGGCGGAGAGGACTGCATGGCTCGCATCTGGGACCTGAGGTACTGCACAGGAAGCTCTCTGTGCTGAAAACACTTTGCTCTGCGCTCGACAgcctaaaaaaatgtgatctTTGCTGTTCCTCTCAGGTCCAGAAATCTACAGTGTCAGAGGATTTTCCAGGTCAATGCGCCGAtcaactgtgtgtgtctgcatccCAACCAGGTGAGACGTTCAACACACACTGACTTATAAGTTAGTGGTAATACAGTCAGAgatagttgtttgtttttaaccctctgagacctaCATAGACTaatatttgtcagtttttagGGGGAACAGGGGATCTTTAGGGGGGGATGGCAGGTCAGAATTATATCGCATTGTCTGAAAGCTGTgaacttgatttttatttattttatttttttttaagattaatttgGAAGTATATGACAGCCATTCATGCTCTATAATGTCGCTTAACTTGTTGCAGCCATTTCTGGGTTGATACATTTGTTACACAGTTTTGGTGctaaatttattcattttaacccCTTGACAATAGATAAAATTGTCATAAATCCTTCCAAAATGCCACATTAAGACACCAAGATCTTGAGgaacaccacagaaaaaaacatgctgtaatTTAGGATcaaaaacttttgacatttggagattTCTATAAGAATTGTAGTTTTCTGTGATTGGATGGCGCACACTTCTACTCTGGAAATTGCTGAGAAACGCTATTATTGTCAATATACCTCTGAAAACCAATCATCCTCTGAATGTCCGAGCTCTCTAGATTGTGGCTGTAAATTTTCACGAGGCTGTGATTATCCCAGAGGTCACTATAAGTTATTTTATATAGTGAGGTCTGTCTCAAAGAAATGGTATCACTAGATTTAAATGGCTGCTATGGAGACGAACATCATTacctataaataaaactgagctCATCACATCCACAAGAGTCTCACCTTTCCAGTAAgacaatttatttaattcaaagaCAGTTTAGGGACTCCAGTacgcagaaatattcaaataggtaaaaataacacatttatactgtatgtaaaaaaaaaacaaaaaaaaaaaacggcatggAACTAGCATAAAGCAGGTGTGACTgactgtaaaggggagactcatgggtacccacagaacatATTTTCATTACTTCATTACCTTTGCCAAAAATCTACTCAGGAGTAGAGCTGCAACTGACGATTATTTCCATTACTGACCAATCTGCCGATTATTTTGACAATCAATTTGATTATTGTTCAGtctataaatgtcaaaaaattgtgaaaaatgctcatcacaatttcccagagcccaaagtTGCAGCTTTAGTTTGCTTATTTTGTCCAACCAGCAGTCTAAAACCCAAAGACTCTATATTTActatcataaatgacaaagaaaagcagattcTTACATTTAGgaagctggaaccagcaaatatttcacatttttgcttagaaaatgtccaaaacaattaatcgattaatcttactgcctaaaaatgtccaaaaacattgAGGGATGTGTGTCTTTCAGGCAGAGCTGATTGTTGGGGACCAGAGTGGAGTGATTCACATCTGGGATCTGAAAACCGACCACAACGAACAGCTGATTCCTGAGCCGGAGGTCTCGGTCAACTCAGTTCACATCGATCCAGATGCCAGTTACATGGCAGCCGTCAACAGCTCGGTCAGTACCGAAACCGTCTGAAAGAGTGCTGATACTGTAGCATGTGAAGCTGTAGTAAATGTTGTCTTTAACAGGGGAACTGTTATGTGTGGAACCTGGCTGGAGGCATCGGAGACGAGGTGACTCAGCTCATCCCCAAGACCAAGATCCCTGCACACAAACGCTACTCGCTACGCTGCAAGTTCAGCCCCGACTCCACGTGagtgctcctcctcctccactcacTGTAAGTCTGTCTGATgttgctgctattttttttttaacgtttgtcGTCACGTTCAGCCTGTTGGCCACCTGCTCAGCCGACCAGACCTGTAAGATCTGGAGGACGTCCAACTTCTCCCTGATGACGGAGCTGAGCATCAAGAGCAACAACCCCGGAGAGACGTCCAGAGGCTGGATGTGGGACTGTGCTTTCTCTGGAGACTCCCAGTACATCGTCACTGGTCAGTACATGAGCCCTGGAAAGATATCACTGCAATGTCGAAACCGTTCAGTAATGAGATCCTAAATAATCATCTCCGGTGATATCAGAGGAGAGAGATTGGCatgtgtaaaatgtttattttattttttatttgtattgtctACTCTGAACTTGGACAATTTTTGCATCATGCTATGAACCCATTTTGTCTTCCAGCAAATATACCTCCAAGTTCCAATCAtctgcaacagtttttttcatgaaaatattcaggcaaagttaaaaaaaaaaaaaaaaacaaacatctataACTCAATGACAGAGGCACTTTCAGTGATTTTGACTGTAGGGGAAAAGTTAAGTTAGAGTTACCTTTCAAATGACATCATGCATGTATATATACTAAAAAAGTATGTctcataatgataataatgataataataactattattattatttatgtagcacatttaaaaacagagctttgacaaaaatgcaaagaggaAGCAAGAAGGGTTTCTCTCAGAGGCAACATAACTATACACTACCAAATGATAATGATGaactaaggccagacaaaatttaaagtagaacTAAACAAGAGGGAAAcgattacaaaacaaaaataacaacaacccATACCCATAACAATAAATATGATTCACATATTTTGATTagctgtaaacacagaaatattattaataatagaattaaacacaATCAAGACAGAGtaaaagaataaagtgaaaaaaacaaactaaaatagatgAATTATATAACTGACAGTCATTATCGAGCTAATCAATTGATGCGTCAATAAAAATGTTCTGGTTCAGTCAAGAAAACGAGGACTACGTATATTGTGGGAGTTTAACGTTGGCACAGTAAAGGTTAAAAAGAGTGGTAACCTCATGACAAAGTCAATCCTATATTTTGCCAATAAACCATGAATAGATCCTTCTTAAATTCTACTTTAGGTATATTCAGGTCCAGATGAAGTAACTTATGGAGCCTCTCAGAGAGAAGCAGGCGAAGGTTTGAGAACTTGTTAATATATCTTGAGGTGAATTTCGGGTTCTGACTCTTGGTTCCATCTTTAGCCTCCTCAGACAATCTGGCTCGTCTGTGGTGCGTGGAGACCGGCGAGATCAAGAGGGAGTACAGCGGCCACCAGAAGGCCGTGGTGTGTCTGGCCTTCAATGACAGCGTGCTGggctgatgaggaggaggaggaggaaagagaggaagagacagacacTTTGTGCAAAGGTGGGACAAGGACACAAAAGCAATGGACTCTTCGGGAGATTCACTTCTATCAGGAATTATTGATGATGAAGTGATCATCCTGAAAAGGTGAAGGCTGAACTTTACAGTGTATGTCAGCTGTGTCTTCTCTCCCCCGCCTGGTACCTGTAAGTATTCAGCACCGCAGCAGCAAGGCCAAAACTCGGGGTCAAAATCCAGCTCAGAGGGCCAACTCTAaacattttccaccaaaaataaGCATTCATATgggaaaacagaagaaaattgGTCTGAGTCAAGCGTTTAGCATCCAGAAATGACCCAAGATTCTTTCAACTCTCTGTTTTTATTGCGCAACATATTTATTATCAAAAGGACCATGTTCAACTTGGTTGAGTTGCggaattgggttttttttcatccgTGCTATGTATAATTAATTTGATAGTCTTGTTTAATCTTCACATGTGGATCAGGAAGTGTCAAGAAAATGATTCTGCAGTAAAAACGTTGTTCACAGAAGTCCTTACAGTCTTtagagtttttttcttctttcattctAATGAAGAAAAATTGGCCACAAATACACAACAGTCTTTTATTTGACAGATCCAAACACTCGGTTACACATAATGATACTGCAGCAGCGGGTTACAGGAAATACAAAGTAAAGGGATCTTTTCTTCTGTAATCTCTGGAGTGTGCCACCAGAGAGGGAATTACACATGAAGGGAGTGACGATGGGAGTTTGGCGATAACCGCGACAGCCTGTCTCCATCTCTTCTCTGTCGGAAGGATGGAAGTAAATGGACTGGGAGGGTTCGCTGGTTAACTGGCAGCTGTATGGCACAGAGGAAACAGTCAAAGCTggcttttgttcttttcttctttttttttctcgtgcAGGGAGCTAAAAAGACAACTTTGTTTCCCTGATCTCTTGCTGGGAGCAGACGAGGAGAAAGTCACTCTGGCAGGTAGTAGAAGCACACAGACACGCAGATGTTGCTGGGAAAGCAGATGTCGATGCAGAAGTAGACCAGCCGCTGTTTCCCCGGGCCTGAAAACAAAAGAGACACCACAGTGACTCTAAATACTGATTTAACTAACACAGCCTCACTGTGGAAACAGACCAGAGACAGAGCAGCTTT includes:
- the meiob gene encoding meiosis-specific with OB domain-containing protein; this translates as MAAQTYIAISELHPNFSHPKVAGIVIGKSDVKGFPDRKNIGADRFTFSFTIKDSPDFFINVTAWGHDGYIIGLSNSFNTGDCVIIDNPLVTNKDPEKGDRFCPTTPSLYRLLVSEAHSQVCLCADMDTIDRLLPLIHLPVKDSRDFYSLGDIVANGQQLDGSVINILAAVKSIGELKQFTTSDRRKGQRLEVKLFDDSVSSFPLVCWDREAIQLVQTMIPKETVLFIADAKISFDSFRNGMTATVNSKTIITVNPDTREASLLFSYAKEASESGVLDQDEKPEDIPVESITDVYTVSQLKQKARVDPEAFFGITYSFISRLDLDSSVSKVIRTRCSRCKFQVTEDLQSCSYQLCPGRDQALSASTGFDLLVDLTDHTGTVQACALRSPVAEKTLGCTMEEFTSLTDDERTAMKWKFLLERCKIYVKILPSSKTRTGIRGVVLACSLADPGEVKQHMSALLRRL
- the mlst8 gene encoding target of rapamycin complex subunit lst8, giving the protein MNVNQGTVGSDPVILATAGYDHTVRFWQAHSGICTRTVQHQDSQVNSLEVTPDRSMIAAAGYQHIRMYDLNSNNPNPVINYDGVSKNITSVGFHEDGRWMYTGGEDCMARIWDLRSRNLQCQRIFQVNAPINCVCLHPNQAELIVGDQSGVIHIWDLKTDHNEQLIPEPEVSVNSVHIDPDASYMAAVNSSGNCYVWNLAGGIGDEVTQLIPKTKIPAHKRYSLRCKFSPDSTLLATCSADQTCKIWRTSNFSLMTELSIKSNNPGETSRGWMWDCAFSGDSQYIVTASSDNLARLWCVETGEIKREYSGHQKAVVCLAFNDSVLG